Part of the Rhodobacteraceae bacterium M385 genome is shown below.
CGCGCGCCGTGGCTCAGAAGGATCGGCGTGTCCCGCTCGATATATTCTTGGTAAGCCTCGGGGTCGTTCACCGTGATATGGCCGATGATGTAGCCTTTGGGCATTGGGAGCCGCCTTGTTTTTTGAAGGTCTGAGTCTTTCTGAAGGTGTGGGTGGGCCACAAGGGCAGCCCACCCGTAGACCGGGCCTTGGCCCGGGTATGATGCGGACCGGGCCGAGGCCCGGTCTACGACTTTACTGGGCCAGCCACGCCTGGAAGCGGGCGTCCATGTCGTCACGGTAATCTGCCCACCATTCGTAGTTGAACAGGAAGGTCCGTGTGGCGTTTGCCGGGTCGGTTGGCATGTGTGGCGCCATGTCGATGCCAAGCGTTGCGTGCTGACCTACCAGCGGAGCGGAGCTTGCGCGTGCCGGACCGTAGGAGATGTAAGCAGCTTGATCCGCCAGACGCTGTGTGTCGGTCGCGAAGCGAACGAAGTCGAGCGTACGGGCCAGACGGTCCTCAGGCAGACCTTCAGGAATGATCCAGCCGTCAAGATCGAACACCTGCGCGTCCCAAAGCATTGCAACGGGCTGGTCTTGCTCTTCAATCAGCGAGAACAGGCGGCCGTTGTAGGTGGAACCCATGACGATTTCGCCATCGGCCAAAAGCTGAGGCGTATCGGCACCAGCGGTCCACCAAACGGTGTTGTCCTGGATTGTGTCCAGCATGGCAAATGCTTGCGCGATACCTTCATCGGTTTCCAGAACGTCGTAGACGTCTTCCATCGCAACGCCGTCACAGATCAGGGCCCATTCAAGGTTGCCGATCGGGCGACGTTCCAGCGAACGCTGGCCGGGGAAGTTTTCGGTGTCGAAGATCGCGCAGATATCGGTTGGCGTGTTGCCGTTCCATTCTGCAACGTCCGTGCGGTAGCCGACGGTCGTGGAATACACGATCTGCGGAATGAAACAGTCGGAAACGATCAGGTCGCCGAAGTCGTCAGATGCGGACGAGCCGTCATCGCCTGGCGCCAGCATCTCGTCGTGGTCGATTTCCATCGCCAGACCTTCGTCGCAGAGGCGGATGGCGTCAGAGGCCACAACGTCCACGAGGTCCCAAGTGATGTTGCCGGCCTCGTTCATGGCACGCAGACGCGCCACAGCTTCACCGGAGCTTTCGTCCCAGATCACTTCAAGCCCCTCGTGCATCGCTACATAGGGATCGGAATAGGCGTTGATTTGGCTGGCTTGGTACGCACCGCCCCAGGACACGAGTGTCATGGAACCGGCCATGTGGCCGTCGGCCATAGCGCCGGTGGCGGCCATGCTGGCGCCAGTTGTCAGGAGCATAAGGCTCTTGAGGTTCATGTTGTCTCTCCTTGGTTGAACTTCTGTCGGGGTTTCCCCGAGCTATTGGCTAGCGCCTGCTTACACGGGCACCAGCATCACGCATCCAGCGCGCGGCAATCCTGTGGACGCCAGCCGATCTCGATACGTTCCCCCGGTTTCAGCCTGCGCTGATCGGGGGCATTTCGTGTTTTGATAATAAAGTCATCTACGCCCGCGACCCGAAGTCGGGTCCGATAGATGTCGCCCATATAAACGAATTCCAGCACCTCAGCCTTCAACGTATGGGCACCGGGCGTTAGACGACTTTCGTCCATTTCGACCCGCTCGGGCCGGATCGACACTTGGGTCTTCTCACCCACCGCCGACACGTTCACCGGCAGCGCGTCGATGATCGAGCCATCGGCCAGCGTCACTTCGCACATGTCGCCAGCCATTTTGCTAACCGTGCCTTGCAACGTGTTGTTTTCGCCAATGAACTGCGCCACGAAGCTGTTTTGTGGCTCTTCATACAGCTCATCCGGCGGGGCCAATTGCTGAATGCGGCCATCATCGAAGACGGCGACCCGGTCCGACATGGTCAGCGCTTCGGTCTGGTCATGGGTCACGTAAACCGTGGTGATCCCCAGCTCGTGCGCCAGATTGGTAATTTCAAACTGCAAAGTCTCGCGCAGTTGCTTGTCGAGCGCGCCCAGAGGCTCATCCATCAAGACCAGCTCTGGCTCAAACACCAAGGCACGGCTCAGCGCGATCCGCTGCTGCTGACCGCCCGAAAGCTGCGCCGGACGGCGATTGATGAAATCGCCCATCTGCACCATATCGAGCGCGCGCTTGATCTTGCCTTCGCGCTCGGACTTGCCCATGCCGCGCACTTCCAGCGGGAACGACAGGTTCTCGCCCACGGTCATGTGTGGGAACAGCGCATAGTTCTGGAAAACCATCCCAATACCGCGCTTGTGGGGCGGGATGTTGTTGATGGGCTTGCCGTCGAGGGTAATCTCGCCATGGGTGGCGGTCTCGAAGCCAGCTAGCATCATGAGGCACGTGGTCTTGCCGGACCCCGAGGGCCCAAGCATTGTCAGGAACTCGCCCCGACCGATGTGCAGGTTAAGGTCTTTGACGACAAGAACCTCGCCGTCATAGCTCTTTTGAACGCGATCGAACGATACGAACGCTTGCGATCCGTCTGAGGTCAAACCCCACTCCCTGTTGTTACGCTTTGGTGTCACCGGTCAATCGACCGAGCCCTAGCTTGTGTATACAGCCTAGACGCAGGCCGGGTTTGGTTTCAACCGGAAGCGCCTAGAATATCCGAACCAAGGGCGAATTTCCTGTCGTTTCCAATGAAATCCACCGAAGCGTCTGGAAAATTCGGCGTTTTCAGGCGAATCGGGCAGTTCTTGTGCTGACGCAGTACATCGCGTATCGCTTCGCCTACCCTCACGAGGGTGCCGAAGAGGAAAGCGACCGTGCCGCACATCTCCGCCAATCCTGCCGGGACCCCTGCCCCATGTCCGTGACGCCCCCAACCGATCCCTACACAACCGAACGCCCTCGCGACTTGATGCGCCGTTTGTGGCGCGACCATGTTGTGCAGTTCTGGCCGATCATCGCCCTTGCCGTCGTGTTGATGACCGTCGAAGGGGCGGCGATCGGGGCATTTGCGTGGTTGGTGCAGCCGCTGTTTGACGAGCTGTTCAGCGCCGGTTCCATGGGCGGCGTGACGTGGGTCGCCCTGACCGTGGGCGGGTTGTTTACCCTACGCGCCACCTCAGGCTTTTTTCAACGGGTGTTGATGGTAGGCGTTGGCCTGAAAGTCGTGACCCAACTGCAAACGCGGTTGATGACGCATTTCCTGACCCTCGACATGAGCTACTTTCAAGGCAATGCGCCCGGCGCGTTGATTGAAAGGGTACGTGGCGATACGGCGGCGCTGCAATCGCTGTCGTCGTCGGTTTTGGTGTCGTTGGGGCGCGATAGCGTGACGCTGATCTCCTTGCTGGCAGTGATGGTGTGGACCGATTGGCAATGGGCGCTTTACGCGCTGATCGGCCTGCCGGTCCTGATCCTGCCACTTCTGGCAGTGCAAGCCTTTATCCGCAGAACCGCCATCGCCGCGAGACAGGCCGCCGCCCGGCTATCGACCCGGCTGGATGAGATCTTTCACGGCATTCAGACAATCAAGCTGAACCGTCTGGAAACCAATGAAACCAACCGCTTCCGCGAAGAAGTGCGCCAGTTCCTGCGCCCCTCAATCAAGGCGGAGATCGGGGTTGCCGCCAACCCGGCGATGATCGACATCATTGCCGCCGCTGGTTTTGTTGCCGTGCTCTATTTCGGCGGCCGTGACATCGTCGCGGGCGAAAAGACGGTGGGCGAATTCATGTCGTTCTTCACCGCCTTAGGCCTTTTGTTTGAACCCCTGCGCCGCCTGTCGTCCATCGCCGGACAGGTGCAGGCCGCAGGCGCCTCTTTGGAGCGTATCTATGAGGTGTTCGAGACCGCGCCGACCATTCTGCCCCCTGCCAAGCCACGACCGTTGACCCACGGTGATATCATCTTTGACGATGTGCATTTGTCCTACGGCGACGCGCCAGTTCTGCGCGGCCTGAGCTTTACTGCCAAAGCGGGCGAGACGACGGCACTTGTGGGCGCATCGGGCGCGGGTAAGACCACCGTTTTCGCCGCCCTTACTCGCCTTTACGATCCGCAATCTGGCACGATCCAGATCGGCGATGTGGCGGTGACCGGCACAGATATCACAACCCTGCGCGACACGATCGCTGTAGTGGGGCAGGAAACCGCGCTGTTTGATGAAACCATCGCGGCCAACATCTTGATGGGCGATCAGGCGGCTTCAAAGGAGGCGGTAAAGGAGGCGGCGAAGAACGCCTCCGTCGATGTGTTTGCCAAGGACTTACCGCTGGGGTTGGACAGCCAAGTTGGCCCGCGCGGGTCATCTTTGTCGGGCGGCCAACGCCAGCGCGTTGCCATCGCGCGGGCAATGCTGAAAAGCGCGCCAGTCTTGTTGTTGGACGAGCCGACGTCGGCCCTTGATGCACAGTCGGAAAAGCTGGTGGGCAAGGCGTTGGACCGATTGGCGCAAGGGCGCACAACGCTGGTCATCGCGCACCGTTTGGCCACAATCCGCGCAGCCCACAAGATTGTAGTGATGGAGGCCGGACGCGTGATCGAAGAAGGCACCCACGACACGCTTTTGGCAAGGGGCGGCGCCTATTCCCGGCTGTACGAGATGCAGGTCAACGCCGCCGATTAACCTGCCCCAAACAGCGCCTGCAAAGCCCCCAACCTAGGCGCAAGGGCGCCTTCGCGCTGGACCGCCAGAACAAGCTTCCTTTCCAGATCATCGGGCGCGGCTAGGGTGCGGATTTCGGGCGTCAGGTATCGGGTCACGTCCGGCTCGGGGAGCAGGGTAAACCCTAACCCCTCAGTGACGCATTCCATTATCGCCTCCAAATCGTCCAACACGACCGAGGCTGCGTTTGGCGGGCGATCCTGCTCGCCCATGGCCCGCGCGATAAGCTTGCCGATCCCGGTGCCGGGCATGAAGTGAAAGAACCTGTGCTGCGCCATCAACCCCGCAAGCCCGCCGCCCAAAAGCCGCCGATGGGCGGCAAACACAAAGGGCTCTCGGCGCAGGAGCTGCGACAGGAGGCGGGGTGGAAAGGCGCCCGCGTCCGTCACCACTGCCGCATCAATTTGGCCATTCACGACCTTCTCTTGCAAGACCGCTGACAGGCCGGTTTCCACCTCGAACTGGGCTTGCGGGGC
Proteins encoded:
- a CDS encoding extracellular solute-binding protein, which encodes MNLKSLMLLTTGASMAATGAMADGHMAGSMTLVSWGGAYQASQINAYSDPYVAMHEGLEVIWDESSGEAVARLRAMNEAGNITWDLVDVVASDAIRLCDEGLAMEIDHDEMLAPGDDGSSASDDFGDLIVSDCFIPQIVYSTTVGYRTDVAEWNGNTPTDICAIFDTENFPGQRSLERRPIGNLEWALICDGVAMEDVYDVLETDEGIAQAFAMLDTIQDNTVWWTAGADTPQLLADGEIVMGSTYNGRLFSLIEEQDQPVAMLWDAQVFDLDGWIIPEGLPEDRLARTLDFVRFATDTQRLADQAAYISYGPARASSAPLVGQHATLGIDMAPHMPTDPANATRTFLFNYEWWADYRDDMDARFQAWLAQ
- a CDS encoding ABC transporter ATP-binding protein codes for the protein MTSDGSQAFVSFDRVQKSYDGEVLVVKDLNLHIGRGEFLTMLGPSGSGKTTCLMMLAGFETATHGEITLDGKPINNIPPHKRGIGMVFQNYALFPHMTVGENLSFPLEVRGMGKSEREGKIKRALDMVQMGDFINRRPAQLSGGQQQRIALSRALVFEPELVLMDEPLGALDKQLRETLQFEITNLAHELGITTVYVTHDQTEALTMSDRVAVFDDGRIQQLAPPDELYEEPQNSFVAQFIGENNTLQGTVSKMAGDMCEVTLADGSIIDALPVNVSAVGEKTQVSIRPERVEMDESRLTPGAHTLKAEVLEFVYMGDIYRTRLRVAGVDDFIIKTRNAPDQRRLKPGERIEIGWRPQDCRALDA
- a CDS encoding ABC transporter ATP-binding protein/permease translates to MSVTPPTDPYTTERPRDLMRRLWRDHVVQFWPIIALAVVLMTVEGAAIGAFAWLVQPLFDELFSAGSMGGVTWVALTVGGLFTLRATSGFFQRVLMVGVGLKVVTQLQTRLMTHFLTLDMSYFQGNAPGALIERVRGDTAALQSLSSSVLVSLGRDSVTLISLLAVMVWTDWQWALYALIGLPVLILPLLAVQAFIRRTAIAARQAAARLSTRLDEIFHGIQTIKLNRLETNETNRFREEVRQFLRPSIKAEIGVAANPAMIDIIAAAGFVAVLYFGGRDIVAGEKTVGEFMSFFTALGLLFEPLRRLSSIAGQVQAAGASLERIYEVFETAPTILPPAKPRPLTHGDIIFDDVHLSYGDAPVLRGLSFTAKAGETTALVGASGAGKTTVFAALTRLYDPQSGTIQIGDVAVTGTDITTLRDTIAVVGQETALFDETIAANILMGDQAASKEAVKEAAKNASVDVFAKDLPLGLDSQVGPRGSSLSGGQRQRVAIARAMLKSAPVLLLDEPTSALDAQSEKLVGKALDRLAQGRTTLVIAHRLATIRAAHKIVVMEAGRVIEEGTHDTLLARGGAYSRLYEMQVNAAD
- a CDS encoding LysR family transcriptional regulator, encoding MKISQAGSFAQAAGQLGITLSTLSMQMKALEAELGVALFDRTHRPPRLTPLAVSVVEQATAILQHEDQLVELCRPSDTLVGHFKLGFVTTAAVRLLPDFLKRAQTLAPQAQFEVETGLSAVLQEKVVNGQIDAAVVTDAGAFPPRLLSQLLRREPFVFAAHRRLLGGGLAGLMAQHRFFHFMPGTGIGKLIARAMGEQDRPPNAASVVLDDLEAIMECVTEGLGFTLLPEPDVTRYLTPEIRTLAAPDDLERKLVLAVQREGALAPRLGALQALFGAG